The Burkholderia ambifaria AMMD genome has a segment encoding these proteins:
- a CDS encoding RNA-guided endonuclease InsQ/TnpB family protein: MILVYRYRVKSLNGLLNKQSRAVNYVWNFCNDTQKHALKWSKKWPTGFDLNVLTTGSSKALGIHSGTINATCEQYAKSRSQHRRPYLRYRGRKSLGWVPLKGRDLKREGDAFRFAGNTFRVFNSRPLPEGKIKDGTNFAQDARGNWFLNIVIEMPDVQARPVRSGVGIDLGLKDFATLSTGEKLPNDRFGRRAAEKLAKAQRARKHKRHIAKLHAKVANARADFQHKLALDLVRRFDYIAVGNVSAAKLARTRMAKSVYDASWSSFRNKLRYKAIAHGATFEEVDESGSTQSCSACGSKDSTTRPKGIAGLRMREWACDGCGVVHDRDINAALNILRCGRASPGVGITCL; encoded by the coding sequence ATGATCCTTGTCTACCGCTATCGCGTGAAGTCGCTCAACGGACTGCTCAACAAGCAGAGCCGTGCGGTGAACTACGTCTGGAACTTCTGCAATGACACGCAGAAGCACGCGCTCAAGTGGAGCAAGAAATGGCCGACGGGATTCGATCTGAACGTGCTGACGACGGGGAGCAGCAAGGCGCTCGGCATCCACTCCGGCACGATCAACGCGACGTGCGAGCAATATGCGAAGTCGCGCAGTCAGCACCGTCGGCCCTACCTGCGCTATCGCGGCAGGAAATCGCTGGGCTGGGTGCCGCTGAAGGGGCGTGACCTGAAGCGCGAAGGCGATGCGTTTCGTTTTGCCGGTAACACGTTTCGCGTGTTCAACAGCCGCCCACTTCCTGAAGGCAAGATCAAGGATGGGACCAACTTTGCGCAGGATGCACGCGGCAACTGGTTCTTGAATATCGTGATCGAGATGCCCGATGTTCAGGCCCGCCCGGTCCGTTCCGGTGTTGGCATCGATCTCGGCCTGAAAGACTTCGCCACACTTTCGACGGGCGAGAAGCTGCCCAATGACCGATTCGGCCGACGCGCGGCGGAGAAACTGGCGAAAGCGCAACGGGCGCGAAAGCACAAGCGGCATATCGCGAAGTTGCACGCCAAAGTGGCGAATGCCCGTGCCGATTTCCAGCACAAGCTCGCGCTCGATCTGGTGCGGCGTTTCGATTACATCGCGGTCGGCAACGTATCTGCCGCCAAACTTGCCAGAACCAGGATGGCGAAAAGCGTCTACGACGCATCCTGGTCGTCCTTCCGAAACAAGCTCCGCTACAAAGCGATCGCGCACGGAGCCACGTTTGAGGAAGTCGACGAAAGCGGTTCTACCCAGTCCTGTTCGGCGTGCGGGTCGAAAGACAGCACGACGCGGCCGAAAGGTATCGCGGGACTGCGAATGAGAGAGTGGGCCTGCGATGGCTGTGGTGTCGTGCATGATCGAGATATCAACGCTGCGCTGAACATTCTCCGATGCGGACGTGCATCGCCAGGTGTGGGAATCACCTGCCTTTAG
- a CDS encoding transporter substrate-binding domain-containing protein gives MKPFTPTLKQGLAAALLCVVATASHAADLLDTVKQAGVLKIALEGTYPPFDYRNAEGQLEGFDVDVAKAVAARLGVKPQFVTTEWSGILAGLQAGKFDVIVNQVAITPSRQQALDFSMPYVYSSAQLLQRQNDTRAFKSLDELKGKKVGVTMGSNYVDLVKTVPAIDLQVYPGTPENLRDLAAGRIDAAVNDRLMLSYLIKNSHLPLRPGSVLAGGEDRMGIPFRKGNPKFAKAIDDAVASLQQDGTLKKISMQWFGTDTTRPVAQ, from the coding sequence ATGAAGCCCTTCACCCCGACGCTCAAGCAAGGCCTCGCCGCCGCCCTCCTCTGCGTGGTGGCCACCGCGTCGCACGCGGCGGATCTGCTCGACACCGTCAAGCAGGCCGGCGTGCTGAAGATCGCACTCGAAGGCACCTACCCGCCGTTCGACTACCGCAATGCCGAAGGACAACTCGAAGGATTCGACGTCGACGTCGCGAAGGCGGTCGCCGCGCGGCTCGGCGTGAAGCCGCAGTTCGTCACGACGGAATGGAGCGGGATTCTCGCCGGGCTGCAGGCCGGCAAGTTCGACGTGATCGTCAACCAGGTCGCGATCACGCCGTCGCGCCAGCAGGCGCTCGATTTCAGCATGCCGTACGTGTATTCGTCCGCGCAGCTGCTGCAACGCCAGAACGACACGCGTGCGTTCAAGTCGCTCGACGAGCTGAAGGGCAAGAAGGTGGGCGTGACGATGGGCAGCAACTACGTCGATCTCGTGAAGACGGTGCCCGCGATCGATCTGCAGGTCTATCCGGGCACGCCGGAAAACCTGCGCGACCTCGCGGCGGGACGTATCGACGCGGCAGTCAACGACCGCCTGATGCTGAGCTACCTGATCAAGAACTCACACCTGCCGCTGCGCCCCGGCTCCGTGCTCGCCGGCGGCGAGGACCGGATGGGCATCCCGTTCCGCAAGGGCAATCCGAAGTTCGCGAAGGCGATCGACGACGCGGTCGCGTCGCTGCAGCAGGACGGCACGCTGAAGAAGATCTCGATGCAGTGGTTCGGCACGGACACGACGCGGCCGGTCGCGCAATAA
- a CDS encoding amino acid ABC transporter permease, whose translation MEALDLVIHTLPVMVKGALLTLKFAVASMALGLVVGLVVAIMRIGSNRLASGLAQGYVSLMRGTPLLVQMFVVYYGLPDLGITLDPTTAGIFTLTLNAGAYLSESMRGAILGIGRGQWAAAHSLGLTHVQTLRYIVCPQALRLAVPSLGNTLISLIKDTSLVSVITVTELLRSTQEVIAATFQPLPLYLAAAALYWVLSTLLTRLQGRVETRLSLPSTH comes from the coding sequence ATGGAAGCACTCGATCTGGTCATTCATACCCTGCCCGTGATGGTGAAGGGCGCGCTGCTCACGCTGAAGTTCGCGGTGGCGTCGATGGCGCTCGGCCTCGTCGTCGGGCTCGTGGTCGCGATCATGCGCATCGGCAGCAACCGGCTCGCGTCCGGTCTCGCGCAGGGTTACGTCAGCCTGATGCGCGGCACGCCGCTGCTCGTGCAGATGTTCGTCGTCTACTACGGGCTGCCCGATCTCGGCATCACGCTCGATCCGACGACGGCCGGCATTTTCACGCTGACGCTCAACGCCGGCGCGTACCTGTCGGAAAGCATGCGCGGCGCGATCCTCGGCATCGGCCGCGGGCAATGGGCGGCCGCGCACAGCCTCGGCCTCACGCACGTGCAGACGCTGCGTTACATCGTCTGCCCGCAAGCGCTGCGCCTCGCGGTGCCGAGCCTCGGCAACACGCTGATCAGCCTGATCAAGGACACGTCGCTCGTGTCGGTGATCACCGTCACCGAGCTGTTGCGCTCGACGCAGGAAGTCATCGCCGCAACCTTCCAGCCGCTGCCGCTGTACCTCGCGGCCGCCGCGCTCTACTGGGTGCTGAGCACGCTGCTCACGCGGCTGCAGGGCCGCGTCGAAACGCGTCTGTCGCTGCCGTCCACGCATTGA
- a CDS encoding amino acid ABC transporter ATP-binding protein, which translates to MITLDNVSKWYGKHQVLSACSAAVSKGEVVVVCGPSGSGKSTLIKTINGLEPFQKGSIVVDGMRLGDPAAKLAQLRARVGMVFQHFELFPHLSITDNLTLAQVKVLGRRKDEALDNAMKLLDRVGLKAHANKYPGQLSGGQQQRVAIARALSMNPVAMLFDEPTSALDPEMINEVLDVMVELARDGMTMVCVTHEMGFARKVAHRVIFMDQGAVVEDAASDAFFAAPRSERARDFLDKILH; encoded by the coding sequence ATGATCACGCTCGACAACGTTTCCAAGTGGTATGGCAAGCATCAGGTCCTTTCGGCATGCAGCGCGGCGGTATCGAAAGGCGAAGTGGTCGTCGTCTGCGGTCCGTCGGGCTCCGGCAAGTCGACGCTGATCAAGACGATCAACGGACTCGAGCCGTTCCAGAAAGGCAGCATCGTCGTCGACGGGATGCGGCTCGGCGATCCCGCCGCGAAACTCGCGCAACTGCGCGCGCGGGTCGGCATGGTGTTCCAGCATTTCGAGCTGTTCCCGCACCTGTCGATCACCGACAACCTGACGCTCGCGCAGGTCAAGGTGCTCGGCCGCCGCAAGGACGAAGCGCTCGACAACGCGATGAAGCTGCTCGATCGCGTCGGCCTGAAGGCGCATGCGAACAAGTATCCGGGGCAACTGTCCGGCGGGCAGCAGCAACGCGTCGCGATAGCGCGAGCGCTGTCGATGAACCCGGTCGCGATGCTGTTCGACGAGCCGACTTCCGCGCTCGACCCCGAGATGATCAACGAAGTCCTCGACGTGATGGTCGAGCTCGCGCGCGACGGCATGACGATGGTGTGCGTCACGCACGAGATGGGCTTCGCGAGAAAGGTCGCGCATCGCGTGATCTTCATGGACCAGGGCGCGGTGGTCGAGGATGCGGCGAGCGATGCGTTCTTCGCCGCGCCGCGCTCCGAACGCGCACGCGACTTCCTCGACAAGATCCTGCACTGA
- the metC gene encoding cystathionine beta-lyase, translated as MNPLHSPDTLLAHEGRSHGQPGSPVNPPVYRQSTLLFHGTGALDAVRGTPLAYGRHGSPTTRALEKALARLEGAHAALLTPSGLSAITTALLAVLNPGDHLLMADSVYDPTRSFCDETLARLGIETTYYDPSIGAGIAALMRPNTRAVFTESPGSLTFEVQDIPAICRVAHQHGAVVLLDNTWGTPLNFRSFSHGVDVSIHAATKYIAGHSDVLMGVILTTEALAQQVTRCYRQLGMTVSGDDAYLALRGLRTLSVRLERHQRNAQVLTDWLARQPEVAQILYPARPGDAGHALWQRDFTGACGLFGLVLHPQPDEAVRALLDGMTCFGMGYSWGGFESLIIPSNPSRQRTATQWNAAGPLLRIHAGLEHPDDMIADLDAGFARMRAAAAALAES; from the coding sequence TTGAATCCCCTGCATTCGCCCGACACCCTGCTCGCTCACGAAGGCCGCTCGCACGGCCAGCCCGGTTCGCCGGTGAACCCGCCCGTGTACCGCCAGTCGACGCTGCTCTTTCACGGCACCGGCGCGCTCGACGCCGTGCGCGGCACGCCGCTCGCGTACGGACGCCACGGCAGCCCGACCACGCGGGCGCTCGAAAAGGCGCTGGCACGCCTCGAAGGCGCACATGCCGCGCTGCTGACGCCGAGCGGGCTCAGCGCGATCACGACCGCGCTGCTCGCGGTGCTGAATCCCGGCGATCATCTGCTGATGGCCGATTCCGTGTACGACCCGACCCGCTCGTTCTGCGACGAGACGCTCGCGCGCCTCGGCATCGAGACGACTTACTACGATCCGTCGATCGGCGCCGGCATCGCGGCGCTGATGCGGCCGAACACGCGCGCGGTATTTACCGAATCGCCGGGCTCGCTGACGTTCGAGGTGCAGGACATCCCTGCGATCTGCCGCGTCGCGCACCAGCACGGCGCAGTCGTGCTGCTCGACAACACGTGGGGCACGCCACTGAATTTCCGCTCGTTCTCGCACGGCGTCGACGTGTCGATCCACGCGGCGACCAAATACATCGCCGGACACTCCGACGTACTGATGGGCGTGATCCTGACGACCGAAGCGCTCGCGCAGCAGGTGACGCGCTGCTACCGGCAGCTCGGGATGACCGTCAGCGGCGACGATGCGTATCTCGCGCTGCGCGGGCTGCGCACGCTGTCGGTGCGCCTCGAACGCCACCAGCGCAATGCGCAGGTGCTGACCGACTGGCTCGCGCGGCAGCCGGAAGTCGCGCAGATCCTGTATCCCGCGCGGCCGGGCGACGCCGGCCACGCACTGTGGCAGCGCGATTTCACGGGTGCGTGCGGATTGTTCGGCCTGGTGCTGCATCCGCAGCCCGACGAGGCGGTGCGCGCGCTGCTCGACGGCATGACGTGCTTCGGCATGGGCTACAGCTGGGGCGGCTTCGAAAGCCTGATCATCCCGTCGAATCCGTCGCGCCAGCGCACCGCCACGCAATGGAACGCGGCCGGCCCGCTGCTGCGCATTCACGCGGGGCTCGAGCATCCGGACGACATGATCGCCGACCTCGATGCCGGCTTCGCGAGAATGCGCGCCGCCGCGGCCGCGCTCGCGGAATCCTGA
- a CDS encoding DUF3088 domain-containing protein, with product MKDTLFILRPGFFKDSEGPFYCGDSVAVEGLLSFYPQLREAVAVEYVDAPRPRQPIVALIGEDNQSAPVLVLGDGRTPKDDAVAIREHDGRRFIDSPADIRRYLSSQYGVAHVA from the coding sequence ATGAAAGACACGCTGTTCATTCTCCGTCCCGGCTTTTTCAAGGACTCCGAAGGTCCGTTCTACTGCGGCGACTCGGTCGCCGTCGAAGGTCTGCTGAGCTTCTATCCGCAGCTGCGCGAGGCCGTCGCGGTCGAGTACGTCGACGCGCCGCGGCCGCGCCAGCCGATCGTCGCGCTGATCGGCGAGGACAATCAGTCGGCGCCGGTGCTCGTGCTCGGCGACGGGCGCACGCCGAAGGACGACGCGGTCGCGATTCGCGAACACGACGGCCGCCGCTTCATCGATTCGCCGGCCGACATCCGGCGCTATCTGTCCTCGCAATACGGCGTCGCGCACGTCGCGTAA
- a CDS encoding helix-turn-helix transcriptional regulator: MNVLMIDSPPLFVAGVADVLCKRDVNWHVWSARCPEDVLRLRDALLPETVEAITIECDEHAARPSWPNVLHETFAGAPWLCVATAVCRRTIADALLAGAAGIIDRHASADEFADALGRVAAGAIYVPPNDGGATQARPGGVPAGDDRAFERLTPRQRDVLRLLAEGKSNKQICRVLNVAEGTIKNHLYALFRQIGVSNRTEAALWLARHVSSDSAGFPFAPACHPPG; this comes from the coding sequence ATGAACGTTCTAATGATCGATAGCCCGCCGTTATTCGTCGCGGGTGTGGCGGACGTACTGTGTAAACGCGATGTCAACTGGCATGTGTGGTCGGCTCGCTGTCCCGAGGACGTCTTGCGCCTGCGCGATGCGTTGCTGCCCGAGACGGTGGAGGCAATCACGATCGAATGCGACGAGCACGCCGCGCGGCCGAGCTGGCCGAACGTGCTGCACGAGACGTTCGCCGGCGCGCCGTGGCTGTGCGTGGCGACGGCCGTGTGCCGCCGCACGATTGCCGATGCGCTGCTGGCGGGGGCCGCCGGCATCATCGACCGGCACGCGAGCGCCGACGAGTTCGCGGATGCGCTCGGCCGGGTGGCAGCCGGTGCGATCTACGTGCCGCCGAACGACGGCGGCGCGACGCAGGCACGCCCGGGCGGCGTGCCGGCCGGCGACGATCGCGCGTTCGAGCGCCTCACGCCGCGCCAGCGCGACGTGCTGCGCCTGTTGGCCGAAGGCAAGTCGAACAAGCAGATCTGCCGCGTGCTGAACGTCGCGGAGGGCACGATCAAGAACCACCTGTATGCGCTGTTTCGCCAGATCGGCGTGAGCAACCGGACCGAGGCCGCATTGTGGCTCGCGCGCCACGTGTCGTCCGATTCAGCCGGCTTCCCGTTTGCGCCGGCCTGCCATCCGCCCGGCTGA
- a CDS encoding DUF2589 domain-containing protein has product MDANFIGSVINALPMDQMIAGPLKAMISAQTQAAKSYADFLMQVCIQGGKAVAVQFDYDETLVDESGVSKGVVQKTMRIPLLAAIVHPIIAIEEGTIDFEMEITQSEKSSSSTEAGGEFQAKLGWGPISVSVSGRVSHKAEQTRSTDTRAKYSIHTQVKRQSPPEALMRVIDFLTEAATKPVVTEGNAKDVKPLPATPTDGKLVGDASGSRGSAAAPAAAGADARQPAHA; this is encoded by the coding sequence ATGGACGCGAATTTCATCGGCTCGGTCATTAACGCTTTACCCATGGACCAAATGATCGCCGGCCCTTTAAAGGCGATGATCAGCGCGCAGACGCAGGCCGCGAAGAGCTACGCGGATTTCCTGATGCAGGTCTGCATCCAGGGCGGCAAGGCCGTGGCCGTCCAGTTCGACTACGACGAGACGCTGGTGGACGAAAGCGGCGTGTCGAAAGGCGTCGTGCAAAAGACCATGCGCATCCCGCTGCTCGCGGCGATCGTCCACCCGATCATCGCGATCGAGGAGGGCACGATCGACTTCGAGATGGAAATCACGCAGTCGGAGAAGTCGTCGTCGTCGACCGAGGCTGGCGGCGAATTCCAGGCGAAGCTCGGCTGGGGGCCGATCAGCGTCAGCGTGTCGGGGCGCGTGTCGCACAAGGCGGAGCAGACGCGCAGCACCGACACGCGCGCGAAATACTCGATCCATACGCAGGTGAAGCGCCAGTCGCCGCCCGAAGCGCTGATGCGCGTGATCGACTTCCTGACCGAAGCCGCGACCAAGCCGGTGGTCACCGAAGGCAACGCGAAGGACGTGAAGCCGCTGCCGGCGACGCCGACCGACGGCAAGCTGGTCGGCGACGCGTCCGGATCGCGCGGCAGCGCGGCCGCGCCGGCCGCTGCCGGTGCGGATGCCCGGCAGCCGGCGCACGCGTAA
- a CDS encoding DUF2589 domain-containing protein — protein MFRLFRRSRRAGGGMHGDGNPRPGGGNARQESDGPVPPPTAPAAGHAGADAGPSAGAAAPAAIGADPARHVPPDGAGWPAGAAAGTHDAAATTPDASAGSLPPAPPAPPAPPAAPPGMPADDARPPPRGIALDEIARGMQHAAAAANQLLAHQYTAVLDQFFDLRDDGLLAPREVTVALDAEHTMPVPLVALATPRGLALDRMIVHLTVRGDFTEALPAGGVAGDDDQRSRFYVTFAPRSAKKDAQGNARQRDTEHIDIEMQFVALAPPEAIMRVIDEYTHRLVPRARPGSKENDDGEPA, from the coding sequence ATGTTCAGGCTCTTCAGACGGTCGCGCCGCGCGGGCGGCGGCATGCACGGCGACGGGAATCCGCGTCCGGGCGGCGGCAATGCCCGGCAGGAATCCGACGGGCCGGTCCCGCCGCCGACCGCGCCGGCAGCGGGCCATGCCGGCGCGGATGCTGGCCCGAGCGCGGGTGCCGCTGCACCGGCGGCGATAGGCGCCGATCCCGCGCGCCACGTGCCGCCCGATGGCGCCGGCTGGCCGGCCGGCGCCGCCGCGGGCACGCATGACGCAGCGGCCACCACGCCCGACGCGTCCGCTGGCAGCCTGCCGCCTGCCCCACCTGCCCCGCCAGCGCCACCCGCCGCTCCGCCCGGCATGCCGGCCGACGACGCGCGCCCGCCGCCGCGCGGCATCGCGCTCGACGAGATCGCGCGCGGGATGCAGCACGCCGCCGCCGCCGCGAACCAGTTGCTCGCGCACCAGTACACGGCCGTGCTCGACCAGTTCTTCGACCTGCGCGACGACGGCCTGCTCGCGCCGCGCGAGGTCACGGTCGCGCTCGACGCGGAGCACACGATGCCGGTGCCGCTCGTCGCGCTCGCCACGCCGCGCGGGCTCGCGCTCGACCGGATGATCGTGCACCTGACCGTGCGCGGCGACTTCACCGAAGCGCTGCCGGCCGGCGGCGTCGCGGGCGACGACGACCAGCGCAGCCGCTTCTACGTGACGTTCGCGCCGCGTTCGGCGAAAAAGGACGCGCAGGGCAACGCGCGGCAGCGCGACACCGAGCATATCGACATCGAAATGCAGTTCGTGGCGCTGGCGCCGCCCGAAGCGATCATGCGCGTGATCGACGAATACACGCATCGCCTGGTGCCGCGCGCACGGCCGGGCAGCAAGGAGAACGACGATGGCGAACCAGCCTGA
- a CDS encoding lysozyme, translating to MANQPERTGAQGIALIKQFEGLRLARYLDAVGKPTIGYGHLILPNERFTRPLTPAEAEALLRRDLRGAELNLRKLLHVPVTQQQFDALMSFVFNLGAGRLRSSTLLRYLNAGARTRAADQFLVWNKAGGKPLAGLTKRRQAERALFLS from the coding sequence ATGGCGAACCAGCCTGAACGTACCGGTGCGCAGGGCATCGCGCTGATCAAGCAGTTCGAGGGGCTGCGCCTCGCTCGCTATCTCGACGCGGTCGGCAAGCCGACGATCGGCTACGGGCACCTGATCCTGCCGAACGAGCGCTTCACGCGCCCGCTCACGCCCGCCGAAGCGGAGGCGCTGCTGCGCCGCGACCTGCGCGGCGCCGAGCTGAACCTGCGCAAGCTGCTGCATGTGCCGGTCACGCAGCAGCAGTTCGACGCGCTGATGTCGTTCGTCTTCAATCTCGGCGCGGGGCGGCTGCGCTCGTCGACGCTGCTGCGCTACCTGAACGCCGGCGCGCGCACGCGTGCGGCCGACCAGTTCCTCGTCTGGAACAAGGCCGGCGGCAAGCCGCTCGCGGGGCTCACGAAGCGCCGCCAGGCCGAGCGCGCGCTGTTTCTGTCATGA
- a CDS encoding extracellular catalytic domain type 2 short-chain-length polyhydroxyalkanoate depolymerase, whose amino-acid sequence MNITRSPGRTMPPRFAVSLAMRRALRTACVAFAAAAAVASGAPQAVAASADTLPAYAADLQRTSVSGLSSGGFMAAQFDVAFSSRVIGAGIVAGGPFYCAGVNPLIPPAVAATTLCMQPIGPAPSATDAWRAARTFAQRGEIDDPAALRGQRIYVFSGAKDTVVSTRVVDQTARFYTLAQVPAANLQYRASPDAGHAFITNRPEDNACSANASPYIDNCGFEQAHDIVRWIYGTPDKPLNPPAAQAGGKLLAFDQRAFDPRRAASLGDTGYAYVPADCERVTCAVHVVFHGCVQNVAAVGERMIRGVGYNEIADTNRLIVLYPQVEKSAVNPLGCWDFWGYTSANPLNPGFYRRDAPQMAAVMRMVQRLGAARQ is encoded by the coding sequence ATGAACATCACTCGCTCGCCCGGCCGCACGATGCCGCCCCGCTTCGCCGTTTCGCTTGCCATGCGCCGCGCGCTGCGCACTGCCTGCGTCGCGTTCGCCGCCGCGGCTGCCGTGGCTTCGGGCGCGCCGCAAGCCGTCGCCGCTTCCGCCGATACGTTGCCCGCCTATGCGGCCGACCTGCAGCGCACGTCGGTGTCGGGATTGTCGTCCGGCGGCTTCATGGCCGCGCAGTTCGACGTCGCGTTCTCGAGCCGGGTGATCGGCGCGGGCATCGTCGCGGGAGGCCCGTTCTATTGCGCGGGCGTGAACCCGCTGATCCCGCCGGCGGTGGCCGCGACCACGCTCTGCATGCAGCCGATCGGCCCCGCGCCGTCCGCGACCGATGCGTGGCGCGCCGCGCGCACCTTCGCGCAGCGTGGCGAGATCGACGATCCGGCCGCGCTGCGCGGCCAGCGCATCTACGTGTTCAGCGGCGCGAAGGATACGGTGGTGTCGACACGCGTCGTCGACCAGACCGCGCGCTTCTACACGCTCGCGCAGGTGCCGGCCGCGAACCTCCAGTACCGCGCATCGCCGGATGCCGGGCATGCGTTCATCACGAACCGTCCCGAGGACAACGCGTGCAGCGCGAACGCGAGCCCGTATATCGACAACTGCGGCTTCGAACAGGCGCACGACATCGTGCGCTGGATCTACGGCACGCCCGACAAGCCGCTCAATCCGCCGGCCGCGCAGGCAGGCGGCAAGCTGCTGGCGTTCGACCAGCGCGCGTTCGATCCGCGGCGCGCGGCGTCGCTCGGCGATACCGGCTATGCGTACGTGCCGGCCGATTGCGAGCGCGTGACGTGTGCTGTGCACGTGGTATTCCACGGCTGCGTGCAGAACGTCGCGGCGGTCGGCGAGAGGATGATTCGCGGCGTCGGCTACAACGAGATCGCCGATACGAACCGGCTGATCGTGCTCTATCCGCAGGTCGAGAAATCGGCCGTCAATCCGCTCGGCTGCTGGGATTTCTGGGGCTATACGAGCGCCAATCCGCTCAACCCGGGCTTCTACCGCCGCGACGCGCCGCAAATGGCCGCCGTGATGCGGATGGTGCAGCGCCTCGGCGCCGCGCGCCAGTAA
- a CDS encoding DMT family transporter: protein MQKTTDGWLSGLLGVIIFSGSLPATRIAVQGLDPLFLTFARATIAGVLGLMLLVALKQKRPTRAETVSLVIVALGVVVGFPLLTALALKHVTSAHAIVFVGLLPLATALFGVWRGGERPRLPFWIFSLVGSGAVAAFALRNGGSASVVGDALMLAAIVACGLGYAEGARLSRQLGGWQVISWALVLSLPVMLPLTGFTWPATFDGVDAAALWGLAYVSLFSMLIGFVFWYRGLALGGIAGVGQLQLLQPFFGFLLAAGLLHETVPPSMLVVTVVVVACVAGAKYFSKMAPVQRAG, encoded by the coding sequence GTGCAAAAGACGACCGACGGATGGCTCAGCGGCCTGCTGGGCGTGATCATCTTCAGTGGCTCGCTGCCGGCGACGCGCATCGCGGTGCAGGGGCTCGACCCGCTGTTCCTCACGTTCGCGCGCGCGACGATCGCCGGCGTGCTCGGCCTGATGCTGCTCGTCGCGCTGAAGCAGAAGCGGCCGACGCGCGCCGAGACCGTGTCGCTCGTCATCGTCGCGCTCGGGGTCGTGGTCGGGTTTCCGTTGCTGACCGCGCTCGCGCTCAAGCATGTGACGTCCGCGCATGCGATCGTGTTCGTCGGGCTGCTGCCGCTCGCGACCGCGCTGTTCGGCGTCTGGCGCGGCGGCGAACGGCCGCGGCTGCCGTTCTGGATCTTCTCGCTGGTCGGCAGCGGCGCGGTGGCCGCGTTCGCGCTGCGCAACGGCGGCAGCGCGTCGGTGGTGGGCGATGCGCTGATGCTGGCCGCGATCGTCGCGTGCGGGCTCGGCTACGCGGAAGGCGCGCGGCTGTCGCGCCAGCTCGGCGGCTGGCAGGTGATCTCGTGGGCGCTGGTGCTGTCGCTGCCGGTGATGCTGCCGCTCACGGGGTTCACGTGGCCCGCGACGTTCGACGGCGTCGACGCCGCCGCGCTGTGGGGGCTCGCGTACGTGTCGTTGTTCAGCATGCTGATCGGCTTCGTGTTCTGGTATCGCGGCCTCGCGCTCGGCGGAATCGCGGGCGTCGGCCAGTTGCAGCTGCTGCAGCCGTTCTTCGGCTTCCTGCTCGCGGCCGGACTGCTGCATGAGACGGTGCCGCCGTCGATGCTCGTCGTGACGGTCGTGGTGGTCGCGTGTGTGGCGGGTGCGAAATATTTCTCGAAGATGGCGCCCGTGCAGCGCGCGGGCTGA